From one Amaranthus tricolor cultivar Red isolate AtriRed21 chromosome 17, ASM2621246v1, whole genome shotgun sequence genomic stretch:
- the LOC130804725 gene encoding probable envelope ADP,ATP carrier protein, chloroplastic, with protein sequence MNSNQAILTYRKIPNLEPYNVTSSATEISEFKHNHHPHCKPTSFNNGFSCLSMATKKEQGEFEPTTAQFLQHPLALVALVPKDAALFAAGAIAGAAAKTFTAPLDRIKILMQTHGVRAGQESAKRAMGFLEAIAVVGKQEGVRGYWKGNLPQVIRVIPYSAVQLFAYDTYKKLFRGKDAELSVLGRLAAGACAGMTSTLVTYPLDVLRLRLAVETGHRTMTQVALGMLRDEGIASFYNGLGPSLIGIAPYIAVNFCIFDLVKKSLPEKYKNRPETSLVTGLVSATLATVTCYPLDTIRRQMQMKGTPYRTVLDAFVGIMERDGWIALYRGFIPNALKTLPSSSIRLTTFDTVKTLVAAGEKEFQRIIEENRKEVKARRQE encoded by the exons ATGAATTCCAATCAAGCCATTCTAACATACCGTAAAATTCCTAACCTTGAACCTTACAATGTCACTTCTTCTGCTACAGAAATCTCTGAATTCAAACACAATCATCACCCCCATTGCAAACCCACAAGTTTTAACAATGGATTTTCATGTCTATCAATGGCGACCAAGAAAGAACAGGGAGAATTTGAACCCACTACTGCCCAATTTCTACAACACCCTCTGGCTTTGGTTGCACTTGTTCCTAAAGATGCTGCCCTTTTTGCTGCTGGTGCTATTGCTGGTGCTGCTGCTAAGACTTTTACTGCCCCTCTTGATCGGATTAAGATTCTTATGCag ACTCATGGAGTGCGAGCAGgccaagaaagtgctaaaaggGCAATGGGATTTCTTGAG GCAATAGCTGTCGTAGGAAAGCAGGAAGGCGTTAGAGGGTACTGGAAAGGCAACCTTCCTCAG GTCATACGCGTTATACCCTACAGTGCAGTACAACTATTTGCGTATGATACCTACAAG AAACTGTTTCGAGGAAAGGATGCTGAATTATCAGTTTTGGGAAGATTAGCAGCTGGTGCCTGTGCAGGCATGACATCCACTCTT GTGACGTATCCCTTAGATGTCCTGAGACTAAGATTAGCAGTTGAGACGGGACACAGAACAATGACACAG GTAGCCTTAGGCATGCTAAGAGATGAAGGCATTGCTTCTTTCTACAATGGCTTGGGCCCTTCTCTTATTGGAATAGCACCATATATTGCTGTGAACTTCTGCATTTTTGACTT GGTGAAGAAGTCTTTGCCAGAAAAGTACAAGAACAGGCCTGAAACGTCATTAGTAACAGGTTTAGTATCAGCAACTCTTGCTACTGTTACGTGCTATCCTTTGGATACCATCCGAAGACAAATGCAAATGAAAGGGACACCATACAGGACAGTTCTTGATGCCTTTGTAG GTATTATGGAGCGTGATGGCTGGATCGCACTGTATAGAGGGTTCATCCCCAATGCTTTGAAAACCCTACCAAGCAGCAG CATCAGATTAACGACCTTCGACACTGTCAAAACTCTAGTCGCTGCAGGCGAGAAAGAGTTTCAGAGAATTATCGAGGAAAATCGCAAGGAGGTGAAAGCAAG GAGACAGGAGTAG